Proteins from a genomic interval of Polaribacter sp. Q13:
- a CDS encoding four helix bundle protein — protein MNFVSEIYKVSKSFPKEEIFGLTSLLRRSTVSIPSNVFEGNGRERLREYLRFFNIAIASLFEFQTHVEIAFNLE, from the coding sequence ATGAACTTTGTTTCTGAAATTTATAAAGTGTCTAAATCATTTCCAAAAGAAGAAATATTTGGCTTAACTTCTCTATTAAGAAGATCTACAGTATCAATACCTAGTAATGTTTTTGAAGGTAATGGTAGAGAACGACTGAGAGAGTATCTTCGTTTTTTTAATATTGCAATAGCATCGCTTTTTGAGTTTCAAACTCATGTGGAAATTGCTTTTAATTTAGAATAG